A stretch of the Argentina anserina chromosome 6, drPotAnse1.1, whole genome shotgun sequence genome encodes the following:
- the LOC126798373 gene encoding BTB/POZ domain-containing protein At5g03250, whose product MTEEYDQGNLVAQTEIFLDEIFGSWRDSIIALETCEEVQPYVEELHIVSRCIDSLATKACSDPKLFTRPMSRGSDIKKTAGTVSWNGIAAESKPQSPGENWWYEDTSFLSLPLYKRLIQAVESKGMSPESIASSLIAYARKYLPLMNRLSSFNDATHANSGTNISDEDQRALLEEIVGLLPNKKGVTSSKFLLRLLRTAMILHASQSSRENLEKRVGAQLDQAVLIDLLIPNMGYSVETLYDIDCIQRILDHFMLVNQPYPSSPCIIEEGQLMSGTDFLTPITMVASLVDGYLAEVAPDVNLKLPKFQALAAVIPEYARPLDDSIYHAIDVFLKAHPWLTDAEMELLCRLMNCNKLSLEASTHAVQNERLPLRVIVQVLFFEQLRLRTSISGWMFVDNLENSQSGNLGLPSKNDGSNRVDTAQLERAVGFDYEVRERVLELQKECSSMKKELQKLVKNKRSWSILPIRLGFRKKVDPCCPNEPKASDRMTPAACFSEPQNHVNGEVPHSPAKHQT is encoded by the exons ATGACTGAAGAGTACGACCAAGGAAACCTCGTTGCACAAACAGAGATTTTCCTTGATGAAATTTTCGGCAGTTGGAGAGACTCCATAATAGCTcttgaaacatgtgaagaagTGCAACCATATGTTGAAGAGCTCCATATTGTGTCAAGATGCATTGATTCACTAGCTACAAAAGCTTGTTCAGACCCAAAGTTGTTCACCAGGCCTATGTCAAGAGGAAGTGACATTAAGAAGACAGCAGGCACTGTGTCATGGAATGGAATAGCTGCTGAAAGTAAGCCACAATCACCCGGTGAAAATTGGTGGTATGAAGATACATCCTTCCTGAGCTTACCTCTCTATAAACGCTTGATTCAAGCTGTTGAATCAAAAGGCATGAGTCCTGAGAGTATTGCGTCTTCTCTCATAGCTTACGCTAGAAAGTATCTCCCCTTGATGAATCGGCTATCAAGCTTTAATGATGCAACTCATGCAAATTCAGGCACAAACATTTCTGATGAAGACCAAAGGGCTTTGCTTGAAGAAATTGTGGGGTTGCTTCCTAATAAGAAAGGAGTAACATCCTCCAAGTTTCTGCTCAGGCTCTTAAGAACTGCTATGATATTACATGCAAGTCAATCATCCAGAGAAAATTTGGAGAAAAGGGTAGGTGCACAGCTGGACCAAGCTGTTCTCATTGATCTTCTAATCCCAAATATGGGATACTCAGTGGAGACTCTCTATGACATAGACTGCATTCAGAGGATTCTTGATCATTTTATGTTGGTAAATCAGCCTTATCCATCTTCTCCATGCATAATCGAAGAGGGGCAATTGATGAGTGGTACTGATTTTTTGACACCTATTACAATGGTGGCCAGTCTGGTAGATGGATATCTTGCCGAGGTAGCACCAGATGTTAATTTGAAGTTACCAAAATTTCAGGCACTGGCTGCAGTTATCCCCGAATATGCCAGGCCGCTAGATGATAGCATTTATCATGCCATTGATGTTTTCTTGAAG GCACATCCTTGGCTTACAGATGCTGAAATGGAACTACTATGCAGACTGATGAACTGCAATAAACTGTCATTGGAAGCCAGCACACATGCAGTGCAGAACGAAAGATTACCTCTTCGCGTAATTGTTCAAGTCCTCTTCTTTGAACAGCTTAGACTACGAACATCAATTTCTGGCTGGATGTTTGTTGACAATCTAGAGAACTCGCAAAGTGGAAACCTTGGGCTCCCCAGCAAAAATGATGGTTCCAATCGAGTAGACACCGCACAACTAGAACGAGCTGTGGGGTTTGATTATGAGGTGAGGGAGCGTGTTTTGGAGCTTCAGAAAGAGTGTTCAAGTATGAAAAAGGAGCTTCAGAAGTtggtgaaaaacaaaagaagttGGAGCATTCTTCCCATAAGGTTAGGGTTTAGAAAAAAGGTTGATCCTTGTTGTCCAAATGAACCAAAGGCCTCTGATAGAATGACACCAGCAGCATGTTTCAGTGAGCCACAAAATCATGTGAATGGAGAAGTGCCTCATTCACCTGCAAAGCATCAAACTTGA
- the LOC126798369 gene encoding cytokinin riboside 5'-monophosphate phosphoribohydrolase LOG3 — translation MDINSIEMKLSKFRRICVFCGSSQGKKTSYQDAATELGKELVSRNIDLVYGGGSIGLMGLVSQAVHDGGRHVIGVIPKTLMPREITGETVGEVKAVADMHTRKAEMAKHSDAFIALPGGYGTLEELLEVITWAQLGIHDKPVGLLNVDGYYNSLLSFIDTAVEEGFISPNARHIIISAPTAMELVKKLEDYVPCHERVASKLNWEMA, via the exons ATGGATATTAACAGCATTGAAATGAAGCTCTCAAAGTTCAGGAGGATTTGTGTGTTCTGTGGGAGTAGCCAAGGCAAGAAGACTAGCTACCAAGATGCTGCCACTGAGCTTGGGAAAGAGCTG GTTTCAAGGAACATAGATCTGGTCTACGGAGGAGGCAGCATAGGGCTAATGGGTTTGGTTTCTCAAGCTGTTCATGATGGTGGTCGGCATGTCATTGG AGTTATTCCCAAGACGCTCATGCCTCGAGAG ATTACTGGTGAAACTGTGGGGGAAGTGAAGGCAGTTGCAGACATGCATACACGAAAGGCAGAGATGGCTAAGCATTCGGATGCCTTTATTGCATTGCCTG GTGGTTATGGGACTCTGGAAGAGTTACTTGAAGTGATAACTTGGGCTCAGCTTGGAATTCATGACAAACCA GTGGGATTACTGAATGTTGATGGATACTATAACTCCTTGCTATCTTTCATTGATACTGCTGTGGAAGAAGGATTTATTAGCCCAAATGCACGCCACATTATAATATCAGCACCTACAGCAATGGAGTTGGTGAAGAAATTGGAG GATTATGTTCCCTGTCATGAAAGAGTTGCTTCAAAGTTGAACTGGGAGATGGCATAG